From the genome of Acidimicrobiales bacterium:
GGTCACGCCAGACGTCCCACAGCCCGGCCAGGGCGAGCGCCCGCCCGTCCCGGGCCCGGACGAGGAACGGCTGCCGGGGGCGGTCGGGCGACGCCGCCCGCCACTCGTAGAACCCGTCGGCGGGCACCACGCAGCGCCGGCGCTGGAGCGTCCGGCGGAACCCGGGCCGGTCGGCCAGCCGCTCCGACCGCAGGTTCACCATGCGCCGCCCGGCGGCGGGCGCCTCGGCCCAGTTGGGCACCAGGCCCCACGACAGCGTCCCCAGCCTCCGCCCCGCCGGCGTGGCGGCGACGGCCACGACGTCGTCGGTGGGCGCCACGTTGTAGCGGGCCTCCAGCTCGGCCGCCCGCACGTCGGCGGCCAGGAACTGCTCGGCCAGCACGGAGACGGGAGTGGCCGCCACGATGCGACCGCACACGGCGTCAGGCGCCGGCGCAGGCCTCGTCGACGGTGTCGTACAGCGACAGCACCTTGTCGAGGCTGGTGATCTCGAACACCTTGCACACCCGGGCCGACGTGCACACCACGCGCATGTCGCCGCCATGGGCCCGGATCCGCTTGAGGCCGGCGACGAGCGC
Proteins encoded in this window:
- a CDS encoding SOS response-associated peptidase produces the protein MCGRIVAATPVSVLAEQFLAADVRAAELEARYNVAPTDDVVAVAATPAGRRLGTLSWGLVPNWAEAPAAGRRMVNLRSERLADRPGFRRTLQRRRCVVPADGFYEWRAASPDRPRQPFLVRARDGRALALAGLWDVWRDPAQPGTDPLRTCTVLTTDPNDVVRPLHDRMPVVLPPGACDVWLDPSVTDVDRLVALCRPCPPELLEAWPVSTAVNSVRNDGPHLVEPVDG